The Streptomyces sp. P9-A4 genome contains a region encoding:
- a CDS encoding DUF7847 domain-containing protein has translation MTFPPGPPYGYGYPPPPPPPKPGVIPLAPLGFSAILTGAFAAFGRYWKQLLGVASVAYLGALVFVGAALGIAYAVVRDRFPAVFDLPSGQEPRWDDVRPLLIALACVWLVGVIAIVCANAVVAAACPAVVQEAVLGRPTTFGAIWRQSWARMPAVFGTVLLTNLALLIPLVLFLVAFVWMFATMFAAAVDSSGDPESGLWVVPLVAVGAALLVTPFAFWIWVKFSLAPAAAVMERQGAMASMRRSSHLVRGSWWRVFGGLVAAGIMASVVGMLIQQALSLLVSAPLAATDFSGDDSATMVASVVVVVTFVALGQLVGQAVVSVFPPLVTALLYVDQRIRKENLAPDLARAAGLL, from the coding sequence ATGACGTTTCCCCCAGGGCCGCCGTACGGCTACGGCTACCCGCCTCCGCCCCCGCCGCCCAAGCCCGGCGTGATACCCCTGGCGCCGCTCGGATTCAGCGCGATCCTGACCGGCGCCTTCGCGGCCTTCGGCCGCTACTGGAAGCAACTCCTCGGGGTGGCCTCGGTCGCGTACCTCGGCGCCCTGGTGTTCGTCGGGGCGGCGCTCGGCATCGCGTACGCGGTGGTCCGCGACCGCTTCCCCGCCGTGTTCGACCTGCCCTCCGGTCAGGAACCGCGATGGGACGACGTCCGGCCGCTGCTCATCGCCTTGGCCTGTGTCTGGCTGGTCGGCGTGATCGCGATCGTCTGCGCCAACGCCGTGGTGGCGGCGGCCTGTCCGGCCGTCGTCCAGGAGGCGGTCCTCGGCCGGCCGACGACCTTCGGCGCGATCTGGCGGCAGTCCTGGGCCCGGATGCCGGCCGTCTTCGGCACGGTGCTGCTGACGAACCTGGCGCTGCTGATCCCGCTGGTCCTCTTCCTCGTGGCCTTCGTCTGGATGTTCGCGACGATGTTCGCGGCCGCGGTCGACTCCTCGGGCGACCCGGAGAGCGGTCTCTGGGTCGTCCCCCTGGTCGCGGTGGGCGCCGCGCTGCTCGTCACCCCGTTCGCCTTCTGGATCTGGGTGAAGTTCAGCCTGGCCCCGGCGGCGGCGGTGATGGAGCGTCAGGGCGCGATGGCCTCGATGCGGCGCTCCTCGCACCTGGTCCGCGGCTCCTGGTGGCGTGTCTTCGGCGGCCTCGTGGCGGCCGGGATCATGGCGTCCGTCGTGGGCATGCTGATCCAGCAGGCCCTGTCCCTGCTGGTCTCGGCCCCGCTGGCGGCCACCGACTTCTCGGGCGACGACTCCGCCACCATGGTGGCCTCCGTGGTGGTCGTCGTCACCTTCGTGGCCCTCGGCCAGCTGGTCGGCCAGGCGGTCGTCTCGGTCTTCCCGCCGCTGGTCACCGCCCTGCTCTACGTCGATCAGCGCATCCGCAAGGAGAACCTGGCCCCGGACCTGGCCCGCGCGGCGGGGCTCCTCTAG
- a CDS encoding metal-sulfur cluster assembly factor, whose product MTENAEATMKPASEEEVREALYDVVDPELGIDVVNLGLIYGIHIDDSNVATLDMTLTSAACPLTDVIEDQAKSATDGIVNELKINWVWMPPWGPDKITDDGREQLRALGFNV is encoded by the coding sequence ATGACCGAGAACGCCGAGGCCACCATGAAGCCGGCCTCCGAGGAAGAAGTCCGTGAGGCGCTGTACGACGTCGTCGACCCCGAGCTGGGCATCGACGTCGTCAACCTGGGCCTGATCTACGGCATCCACATCGACGACTCGAACGTCGCGACGCTGGACATGACCCTGACGTCGGCGGCCTGCCCGCTGACCGATGTGATCGAGGACCAGGCGAAGTCCGCGACGGACGGCATCGTCAACGAACTGAAGATCAACTGGGTCTGGATGCCTCCGTGGGGCCCGGACAAGATCACGGACGACGGCCGCGAGCAGCTGCGCGCGCTCGGGTTCAACGTCTGA
- the sufU gene encoding Fe-S cluster assembly sulfur transfer protein SufU translates to MKLDSMYQDVILDHYKHPHGRGLRDGDAEVHHVNPTCGDEITLRVKYDGTRIEDVSYEGQGCSISQASASVLNELLVGKELAEAQKIQGTFLELMQSKGRLEPDDAMEEILEDAVAFAGVSKYPARVKCALLSWMAWKDATAQALGDDQKSVRKSA, encoded by the coding sequence GTGAAGCTGGATTCGATGTACCAGGACGTCATCCTGGACCACTACAAGCACCCGCACGGGCGCGGTCTTCGGGACGGCGACGCCGAGGTGCACCACGTCAACCCGACGTGCGGCGACGAGATCACGCTCCGCGTGAAGTACGACGGCACGCGCATCGAGGACGTGTCGTACGAGGGCCAGGGCTGCTCCATCAGCCAGGCCTCGGCGTCCGTGCTCAACGAGCTGCTCGTCGGCAAGGAGCTGGCCGAGGCGCAGAAGATCCAGGGCACCTTCCTGGAACTGATGCAGTCCAAGGGCCGGCTGGAGCCGGACGACGCGATGGAGGAGATCCTGGAGGACGCCGTCGCGTTCGCCGGGGTCTCCAAGTACCCGGCCCGTGTGAAGTGCGCCCTGCTCAGCTGGATGGCGTGGAAGGACGCGACCGCCCAGGCGCTCGGGGACGACCAGAAGTCTGTGAGGAAGTCGGCATGA